The stretch of DNA GAGTTAAAGCTGCACGAGCCATATACTTGGGATGGTAAAGAATCTCCGCTTATGGGCCTAGATGGACTTTTTTGGATTTGCCACCCTGAAGTGCTGTCAATAACAACAAGTTTACAGAATTTTTCTGCTGAGGTATGTTACGGTAGTAGTTATAGTATCGTATGTTTCCTATAGGCTTTTATGGCCTATTAAATTAAATTGACAAGCTTTATTATCATGTATCATATGGGTATGGCGTATAATGCACTACATTAGGGAGGTGATGGGTGATTATTACCCCTTGGTCCTCTCCTAATAACCTCGTCATTACTAACTCGACCTCACCCAATTCGTACATAAACAGACAACACGACTATGTCCCCTCACTTCACCCGACCCAGTTGGCCCTTGATTTTACTTGTCCTAAACTGTAAGAGAATAAACCACTTAAATCAACCTGAATGCCAGTGACGCAGCTACGGGTAGGGCAATCAGGCCATGCCATTATAAATTTGTTCTTGTTTAGATAACAGATGACGTCGTGGTGGACGGTGTATGCTCATGGGGGATAATTATAGAAGTCGCGTGTTCGACTTTGTTTTGTTACATTTTTGCAAATTCGATTTTCTCTTACTTTAGTATTTCAATATTTTGTTTGTATTATTTTTCTTCCTTCAATTTTTTGACTATCACCTTACCGGTAAATTAGATTAAAGTGATTCATTATATAGTTTTCGTAACACTTTTACTTTTGGAGATAAAATTTTAACCAGTTTCATTACTTCATTTATCACTGTGAGCAATCGTTTTTATTTAGTGAACATTTTTATATCAATGAGATCATCGTACGACTGTATTAAGATTTTCTCCCATTTGAAAAAATGACCTTGCCAAAATTTATTGTAATACGGTTTTAAAAGAGACTTGttatttatatgtatttttttccaTAATATATAGGCTTATAAAATGACTTTTTAAATAAGTCCAATCTACCCCTGATGcgtcaatggctcccgcaaattgtgggtagggggtcggatgtacgcaagAACTTTACTCTGTGTTAGCTACATATAGAGACTGCATTTGAATGACCTAGAAGCGAGAATGGTAGGGGGTTCTAATGTAGGGAGCCTAACCCTTGCGTTGACAACATAAAGAGGTTGCATTTGAATAACTCACAACTCACAAGTGAGAATTGTACCGATTGACTGCCACTTCCAAGATAAAATGAAGCGCACCAAACATGCCCTAAATGACCCGGATTCAAATTTGTACAAATTATGTCTGACCCCGGTCGTTGCTAGGTATACTCCGAGCAAAGATCTTCTCCATTTCCTTCTCTCCATTTTttgtccatttcctctcacattaCAATATAATATTACACCTCTCTTCtattgcatttttcctttatttatCGATTGAAAACATGGACCGTTAGATCGCCGTGAAAtgaaatcttgacccttgatAGGAAATGGACCCTCCATTTCTTTcaggaaatggagagaatcctAATTGGTATACTCCCTTATCTCCCTTAAGACCAATACCTCGACAATCCCTTTATTTGAATCGCTTCAACCATTGTGTTCTTAGTTTTATTCAACGACCTTCTACCTTCAAACTCGTGGAATTTTTAGTTGGCCGTCTTGTCTATATGGATTGTATATATATAGGCAAACTGTTACTGGAGTTGAAACTTGAAATAGGCATTCTCCTTGCCTTGCCTTGCCTATTTACAGGGTGATTGTTTTGGTGCAAAtgtgcaaattttttttttttttttaatcttgtCATCTAGTTTACGGACTAGATCATCTCCATGGAACTAATCCCATGTTTCCATATTTTGTTTTTTATAGTCGATCTTGGATATCCTGAAGTGCAAAGTACAAAGCTGGAAGCATTCCCTGAAAAGCATTGAAGTTGAAGATATCCATGGCGCAAGCTGTCATCCGTGGGACACTGAGTTCAGGTTTAGACTGTTGTGGCTCTAAGTTTAACACTTTAGCTTATAGAAATCTCAAATACATGTATCTCATAGGAGATCAATATGTGTCCCTTCTGTTCAGTTTGGGCTTCTGCCGAACACACTGTCAACCTTGTTTCATCTTCTTTTTTTAAATGCTCAGTTTATGTCTCGCTACAATGATATTGTATTGGCATATTGGTCGCGATCGTGGTTACGTCAGCGTTTTGACCCGTGGTATTTGGTAAAGACTGAATTCCCAAATTGTGAATAAGATTGCTCATACTATTGCTAAGTCCATAGCATAGTTGGTAATCTTTTCactctgacaaaaaaaaaaaaaagaattcccAAATTGTGAGGGTTGAACTGACGTAACCACTTTCTTGTAGCCATGTTGACACGACATAACCTGGGTATGGATACGGGATATGGGTTGGATCTAAGTGTTTGAAGCTCGAACTCAAGTGAACTCGTAGCCAATCACGGTGTAAGAGATTCTTCTCCACTCCACTGAAGACAAGCTTGTTCAGCTCGTTCTTCCTCCTTTCTTTCTACGCTCTTGTGGTGTAAGTGTGGTGTAAGTGCACCTGGCTCGTCTCGTTGGCTCATGGAAGTTGTTAATATTGCTGATGATTTGGACGAAGTTGCTCGTGACCATTCTACCTCAACTTACCAGCTTGTCACCGGTCTAATCTTTTGTCATGAGACGGTGTTAGTTATATTAGATTTATGGTTTGCTTTTCTCTTAGCCATTGTTCAATGTAATATTATTAGAATTGCTCGTGCGATAGCTATGTTTATAGTCTAAGCTAGCAATCTTATTCactccaacaaaaaaaaaaaaaaaaaaaaaaaaaaaaaggtcggTCTCAGGAGGCCGTGTCAGATAGCCTCACACAATAATTAAATGTCAAATATAGTTAAGAATTGCATTTTCGAAGAGCATATCATCGATTGCGTAAAATTGTAATAtcatattatagtttatttataatttttatatcaaGAAACCAAACTTGAGAAGGGTTTTCCCATTATATTGCATTCAGCAGTTCCTCAAAAGAGTGTGTCCTAACGGTTGATAGAGAATACTTGTTATCAACACTAAACCATAATACTCCCTCCgacccagaccaaaggtaacagttACCTAAAATGGACGAACCATACCAAAGGTAACATACTATAAATGGCATATTTTTGGACAATATAATCCTTATACCCTCCTCATATTTACACAAATGCCATCATGTGGCCCACCCActaactccttatttaactcacCTAAACCCATTTAATAATACCCACTACCCATGTGGCCCACTCACCAATCTTTCCATCTTTGCCCCTTCTTTTTACCTCTTTTCTTAAATAACCCATTTTTCACCATGTTACCTTTCGTCTGggtcggagggagtataataaagCCACGAGTCTAAGAAACGGCTAAAGTTATGACGTGGACACATTGGCCCTAAATAATCCCCTCTATACTAAACCCGCCTAAAACATGTTTCCTAGAATAGAGTTTTGTATTTGTAGCATATACTATAGGTATTTACACGACGGGTTATAAATGAGCATAATCGTTTAAATTtgaatatttataacattcaatacTTTACATCTGCATAAATTTATTTCCGGAAGataaaaaatttatttattttttttcttaagaactttatgataaaaattcattgattatttatgataaaaagttgtcgctaaaaaaatatattattagTAAATACTTATAAAATAATGTCATTAATTTCTaggtaaaaaaattcaaaaaaacacCCATTTTATGCcttcttatatttttttttttatttcttaaatcaaaatacaatgataagaaacataaaaaatagataattgtcaatttaaatttcACAAATAATACGCTGAAAAGTAACACTCTATAAATACGGGTCTATACTAGTTTGAAACCAACCTCATACAAACCTTGCTTCGCCAGAAAATTCTCATTGCATAAACTTATTTTCACCAAAAAATGATTTCGAAACATGCACTCTCTGATTAACCCACAAATTATTTAAGAAACCAATTTAATTGAGGGTAGTTTCCGTTCAACATCAATGATCAATTATTCTGGACTTTCCCGTGAATCGTTTGGTATAATTCTTgcgtttttttatttttgatttgaTTGATTATGTTGCATAACTGTATTATATAGCAATTGTTTGCTGGGTAATTCTGAATTATTTGAATTTGTAGTAGTAAATATATTAACTAGAACTGCAAATTGGGTATTTATTAGATTACTTAAAAAATTAAGAATTTAGATAGTGCACTCCACCTGTTTGACGAAATTCCTCTTAGAAAATCACGATGTTTGGGGAAATTGTAGCAAAAATTCAAAGTGGTACAGTTGATAGAATTTCAGAGCTTAAGGAATTTgcttttttatcatgttttttgTCCCTTTTCTCTGATTTACAGTTTACTTGTGCAATCGTTATGTGATGGTTTCAAAGGATTATTCTTGTTAGCCGACcacaaatcattttgggattaaggctttgttgttgttgatgattacttCATTTATTGTCAATTGAATTGTGGAAATTTGGTTCATTGTCAATCATAGTTaggacacaaaatctcattgaagacagcGATATccatcacaaacttgtgacgggtaccatttcctctcacaaaatacccatgaggggtgagtgggaaagcacatgaggggtgccccaccttgtcccctctccctttttgtgagaggtcacaagcttgtgacggaattagcccgtcacaagcaagacgctttgtagtTAGGAATGGTGAAGGCATATCGCTTAGTTAACTTACATGGCATTTTGCTAAATGCACAGGCTAGGATGGGTTTTCTTCATTGACACCGCTTGATTTCTTGACAggctatatagtataattaagcTGTATGGACGGTGGAGCATGATTATGTCAATGATAGAGCAACTCTTACTAAGATCTTTGAAGCATTGCAAAACCTTTTCACAGGTCCATCAAACTCACGCGTATGGTATTACCACCGGTGTTCTCAGTCCGCGCAACTGTTTTCTCCTCTCTAACATTCTATCCACAGTTGCACAGCTTTCTGCAGTGACGAATGTCACAGCTTCCTCTGATGTTTTAAATTATGCCCTCTCAGTGTTCAATCACATTAACTCACCGACTTCTTTCAGCTACAATACGATGATGCGAGTCCAGATACTCTTGTCCTCTCCTGCATCAGCCATATGCTTGTTTACTCAAATGCGTCGTGTTTCCATTCCTCCTGATTTCCATACGTACCCATTTGCCATTAAAGCCTCCGGGCTTCTCCACGCGCCTTTGATTGCTGCCACCCTTCACTCAGAAATCTTGAAGTTTGGATTCATTTCTGATATATATGTTCTCAATTCCATAGTTCATGTATATGCTAAATTGAACTGCCTTAGTGATGCTAGCTCATTATTTGCGTGTAGCTACCATAAAGATGTTGTATCCTACAATGCAATGATTGATGGTTTTGTAAAGGCTGGAAACTTTGAACAAGCACGTGCACTTTTCGATAAAATGACAATTCGTGATGAAGTGTCTTGGGGTACGCTAATTGCGGGCTATGCCCGCATGAACTTTTGTCAAGAGGCCATTGACCTCTTTAATAGTTTACTTCATTCTTCCTGCAGCTCTAGCCCTGACAATGTTTCATTAGTTTCTGTTCTTTCTGCCTGCGCAAAACTTGGTGATCTAGAGCAAGGCAGAGAGATCCATAATTACATACTCCAGAACAAGATTAGACTGGATTCGTTCCTGTCAACCGGTTTGGTGGACTTTTATGCCAAATCTGGCTGCATTGAAATTGCGATAAATATATTTGAATCGAGCTCTTCAAAAAATTTGTTTACATGGAATGCATTATTAGTGGGCCTTGCTATGAATGGCCAGGGTAAAGTATGCTTGGAGTATTTTTTCAGGATGATGAAAGATGGAATTCAACCTGATGGAGTGAGCTTCTTAGGTGTCCTGGTTGGGTGCAGTCATGCTGGTCTAGTTTCTGAAGCTCGTAAGCTTTTCCAAGATATGGAAGCTATGTATGGAGTTCGTAAAGAGCTAAAACACTATGGCTGCATGGCTGATTTGTATGGACGTGCTGGTTTAATTCGGGAAGCATTACAGATGATTGAACAAATGCCAATTCAGGGCGATATCTATACATGGGGAGGTTTGCTTGCTGGCTGCAGAAAACATGGGATTATCGATGTTGCTGAGGATGTTGCCAAGCGTGTAAAGAAGTTGTGTCCTGACGATGGTGGGGTTTATTCTGTGATGGTTGACATGTATGCTAATTCTGACTTATGGGATAATGTGCTCCAGACACGGCATTTGATAAAGACTAAAAGGGTGAAAAAGAATGCTGCCTGCAGTCTGATTAAACTAAATGGTACAACTCATGAGTTCATAGCCGGGGACAGTTTGCATCCTCGTACTGATGATATACATTTGGTTCTGAGTGGGATACAAAATCATCAATTTGGAACTTGATGGTTAACATTTCATTATATATATGGTCCAAATCATCAAATGGCTCATATCATCTGAATGAGATCCATGATCCTGTGCTTTTGTCTTGAAATATCAGTTGTTGTGACTTGCGATGTGTATGCTCCATGATACTTGGTCTGCTCTTGCTACAATACAGCTGGTTATATGTACTCGGCTACAAAGGAGCGAACTGGAGAATATTGCAACATATTTAAAGAACTGGGAGCTGGATTCTTCCTTTACTGAATACTGTTCATAATGAAGGTATCCTCTACCTGATGGTCACTTTCACCATTTTGTCTCCCCTTCCTCCACTCCCCTATCCGTTCTCTGAGTCCAAAGTTTGTTACAGAACTCAAACCTGGCATGATATAATTAAAATTTAGAACCATGGTTTTAAATATCAGCTGCGACATTTGTGCTAATTCTGATGTATCATGTATGGGATAATAGTCCACCGAAGTTATAAGCTCATAAGTTACCCTCACTTGTCTAATCTGTTTCAAAGAAACTTGTTGTGTGTGAATTGTGCATTATCAATTATTCTGTCTACATAGGCTGCAGGAACCAAAAATATCGGTCTTTGTTTCCTATGTTTTTTATGAAGTTGCACTGTTATTCTCTAACCTCTATAAAACAAACTCGCCAGATCAGTTTACTCAAACATCTTACTTGATTTGGCAGCTTCAAACACCTAATTTCTGCAACTCTCACTCTTAGCTATTACTCTTGGATCAGCGGTTTTCATTTTGTCTATGGTGTGAAGTTCACTGTTTCCATCTCAGGTTAATTGTCATATAACTTTCTAGGACTTTTTGGTATTATTCCATTATTCTTTCAATCCTCGATACCAGAGAGGCGGGTCGTGCTAGTGTATTGTCTAAGAGGTGGTATCAAGCTTGGTCTTCCATTCCGGTTTTGGATTTTCGGACTCAACACTATGAGACGGAGTATAAGTATTGTTATGCATTGATGTTTGGTTACAGTGATTATCTTGATGAAGTTCAAGGTTTTCTTGGGTTCATAGATAGGACTATGCTAAGATACGATACTCAGCAGTACAGAATAAAGAAACTTTATCTTGAGCTTCCTATGGCGAATGAAAATACCGAACTCTCGTTTGATAAATGGATAAGGATTGCAGTGCAAAACCAAGTCGAGGAGTTACTTATTGAAACTAAAGATTGCTTATGCTCCTATAACAGATGATATTGTTTCGGAGCTGGCATATGATCTCGAGCATTTCGCTGAAGGAACTTCGAATCAGAAGTGGATTAGACTTGGTGAAGGTTACAATTAACGCTCCTAACTTGATCGAGTTTTGGTACAACTGTGAAGTGGAGACCTCTTTGTCATTGATCAGAAAGTCAGATCATTGTAATGGGCAATTCTCTAATGGGCAATTCTCCCCATCGGTGAGAAGTACGACGGAATCTGTGACCACTGATTGGTTTGTCAAAATAAAGAAGATTCTTCAAGATTTAAACTTCTTCCAGTCTCTAGTGATTCAGTTGCCTAACTCTATGTTCAAAAACTGTCTTGAGGTATGAACTTGTACCTATTTGATGACTTGTGTCCCACATGACAAATCGTAGTTGTGTCGTGGTCGTGAATTTACGAGTAATGAAGATTATGTTGGCATCTACAGGTTGTGGCAGAGGAGGACGAGCTGAGGAATGTGGTTACTAACCCACCATACAAACTCAGAGAGTTAAAGCTGCACGGAACACGTGATTGGCATCGTGTTGAATCTCCGCTTAGGGCCCTAAATGGACTTTTTTGGATTTGCCACCCTGATGTGATGTTAATATCAACAAGTTTAGAGGAATTTTCTGCTGAGGTATGCTATGGCCtatggtagtagtaataatagtatgtTATGTTTGGTTATATGTTGTT from Silene latifolia isolate original U9 population chromosome 10, ASM4854445v1, whole genome shotgun sequence encodes:
- the LOC141606709 gene encoding pentatricopeptide repeat-containing protein At5g61800-like isoform X1, whose translation is MIMSMIEQLLLRSLKHCKTFSQVHQTHAYGITTGVLSPRNCFLLSNILSTVAQLSAVTNVTASSDVLNYALSVFNHINSPTSFSYNTMMRVQILLSSPASAICLFTQMRRVSIPPDFHTYPFAIKASGLLHAPLIAATLHSEILKFGFISDIYVLNSIVHVYAKLNCLSDASSLFACSYHKDVVSYNAMIDGFVKAGNFEQARALFDKMTIRDEVSWGTLIAGYARMNFCQEAIDLFNSLLHSSCSSSPDNVSLVSVLSACAKLGDLEQGREIHNYILQNKIRLDSFLSTGLVDFYAKSGCIEIAINIFESSSSKNLFTWNALLVGLAMNGQGKVCLEYFFRMMKDGIQPDGVSFLGVLVGCSHAGLVSEARKLFQDMEAMYGVRKELKHYGCMADLYGRAGLIREALQMIEQMPIQGDIYTWGGLLAGCRKHGIIDVAEDVAKRVKKLCPDDGGVYSVMVDMYANSDLWDNVLQTRHLIKTKRVKKNAACSLIKLNGTTHEFIAGDSLHPRTDDIHLVLSGIQNHQFGT